In one window of Candidatus Tanganyikabacteria bacterium DNA:
- a CDS encoding nucleotidyltransferase domain-containing protein: protein MGDEAEGASRRLGPDVLDAIVARVVRAAEPERVILFGSAARGSMGPNSDVDLLVVKAGQYDKWRVMDDIYHSLLGVGQAVDVVVVTPEEVERYGRTHCLVIKPALEEGRVVYGA from the coding sequence ATGGGTGACGAAGCGGAAGGCGCAAGCCGCCGACTCGGGCCAGATGTGCTCGACGCGATAGTGGCGCGCGTGGTGAGGGCGGCGGAACCCGAGCGCGTCATACTTTTCGGATCTGCCGCCAGGGGGTCGATGGGGCCCAACAGCGACGTGGATCTCCTCGTGGTCAAGGCCGGTCAGTACGATAAGTGGCGCGTGATGGACGATATCTACCACTCCTTGCTGGGCGTGGGCCAGGCCGTGGACGTGGTCGTCGTGACGCCCGAGGAGGTCGAGCGCTACGGGCGTACGCACTGTCTGGTGATCAAGCCGGCGCTGGAAGAAGGCCGGGTCGTGTATGGCGCCTGA